One Cynocephalus volans isolate mCynVol1 chromosome 7, mCynVol1.pri, whole genome shotgun sequence genomic region harbors:
- the LOC134382242 gene encoding heterogeneous nuclear ribonucleoprotein A3-like isoform X1 codes for MEVKPPPGPPQPDSGRRRRRRRGEEGHDPKEPEQLRKLFIGGLSFETTDDSLREHFEKWGTLTDCVVMRDPQTKRSRGFGFVTYSCVEEVDAAMCARPHKVDGRVVEPKRAVSREDSVKPGAHLTVKKIFVGGIKEDTEEYNLRDYFEKYGKIETIEVMEDRQSGKKRGFAFVTFDDHDTVDKIVVQKYHTINGHNCEVKKALSKQEMQSAGSQRGRGGGAGNFMGRGGNFGGGGGNFGRGGNFGGRGGYGGGGGGSRGSYGGGDGGYNGFGGEGGNYGGGPGYSSRGGYGGGGPGYGNQGGGYGGGGGVYDGYNEGGNFGGGNYGGGGNYNDFGNYSGQQQSNYGPMKGGSFGGRSSGSPYGGGYGSGGGSGGYGSRRF; via the coding sequence ATGGAGGTAAAACCGCCGCCTGGTCCCCCCCAGCCCGActccggccgccgccgccgccgccgccggggggAGGAGGGCCATGATCCAAAGGAACCAGAGCAGTTGAGAAAACTGTTTATTGGTGGACTGAGCTTTGAAACTACAGATGATAGTTTAAgagaacattttgagaaatgggGCACACTCACAGACTGTGTGGTAATGAGAGACCCTCAGACAAAGCGTTCCAGGGGCTTTGGTTTTGTGACTTATTCTTGTGTTGAAGAGGTGGATGCAGCAATGTGTGCTCGACCTCACAAGGTTGATGGGCGTGTAGTGGAACCAAAGAGAGCTGTTTCTAGAGAGGATTCGGTAAAGCCTGGTGCCCATCTAACAGTGAAGAAAATTTTTGTTGGTGGTATTAAAGAAGATACAGAAGAATATAATTTGAGAGACTACTTTGAAAAATATGGCAAGATTGAAACCATAGAAGTTATGGAAGACAGGCAGAGTGGAAAAAAGAGGGGATTTGCTTTTGTAACTTTTGATGATCATGATACAGTTGATAAAATTGTTGTTCAGAAATACCACACTATTAATGGGCATAATTGTGAAGTGAAAAAAGCTCTTTCTAAACAAGAGATGCAGTCTGCTGGATCACAAAGAGGTCgtggaggtggagctggcaaCTTTATGGGTCGTGGAGGAAAttttggaggtggtggaggtaATTTTGGCCGTGGTGGAAACTTTGGTGGAAGAGGAGGCTacggtggtggaggtggtggcagCCGAGGTAGTTATGGAGGAGGTGATGGTGGATATAATGGATTTGGAGGTGAGGGTGGCAACTATGGAGGTGGTCCTGGTTATAGTAGTAGAGGGGGCTATGGTGGTGGTGGACCAGGATATGGAAACCAAGGTGGTGGATATGGTGGCGGTGGTGGAGTATATGACGGTTacaatgaaggaggaaattttggCGGTGGTAACTATGGTGGTGGTGGGAACTATAATGATTTTGGAAATTATAGTGGACAACAGCAATCAAATTATGGACCCATGAAAGGGGGTAGTTTTGGTGGAAGAAGCTCGGGCAGTCCCTATGGTGGTGGTTATGGATCTGGTGGTGGAAGTGGTGGATATGGTAGCAGAAGGTTCTAA
- the LOC134382242 gene encoding heterogeneous nuclear ribonucleoprotein A3-like isoform X2 yields the protein MEGHDPKEPEQLRKLFIGGLSFETTDDSLREHFEKWGTLTDCVVMRDPQTKRSRGFGFVTYSCVEEVDAAMCARPHKVDGRVVEPKRAVSREDSVKPGAHLTVKKIFVGGIKEDTEEYNLRDYFEKYGKIETIEVMEDRQSGKKRGFAFVTFDDHDTVDKIVVQKYHTINGHNCEVKKALSKQEMQSAGSQRGRGGGAGNFMGRGGNFGGGGGNFGRGGNFGGRGGYGGGGGGSRGSYGGGDGGYNGFGGEGGNYGGGPGYSSRGGYGGGGPGYGNQGGGYGGGGGVYDGYNEGGNFGGGNYGGGGNYNDFGNYSGQQQSNYGPMKGGSFGGRSSGSPYGGGYGSGGGSGGYGSRRF from the exons ATGGAG GGCCATGATCCAAAGGAACCAGAGCAGTTGAGAAAACTGTTTATTGGTGGACTGAGCTTTGAAACTACAGATGATAGTTTAAgagaacattttgagaaatgggGCACACTCACAGACTGTGTGGTAATGAGAGACCCTCAGACAAAGCGTTCCAGGGGCTTTGGTTTTGTGACTTATTCTTGTGTTGAAGAGGTGGATGCAGCAATGTGTGCTCGACCTCACAAGGTTGATGGGCGTGTAGTGGAACCAAAGAGAGCTGTTTCTAGAGAGGATTCGGTAAAGCCTGGTGCCCATCTAACAGTGAAGAAAATTTTTGTTGGTGGTATTAAAGAAGATACAGAAGAATATAATTTGAGAGACTACTTTGAAAAATATGGCAAGATTGAAACCATAGAAGTTATGGAAGACAGGCAGAGTGGAAAAAAGAGGGGATTTGCTTTTGTAACTTTTGATGATCATGATACAGTTGATAAAATTGTTGTTCAGAAATACCACACTATTAATGGGCATAATTGTGAAGTGAAAAAAGCTCTTTCTAAACAAGAGATGCAGTCTGCTGGATCACAAAGAGGTCgtggaggtggagctggcaaCTTTATGGGTCGTGGAGGAAAttttggaggtggtggaggtaATTTTGGCCGTGGTGGAAACTTTGGTGGAAGAGGAGGCTacggtggtggaggtggtggcagCCGAGGTAGTTATGGAGGAGGTGATGGTGGATATAATGGATTTGGAGGTGAGGGTGGCAACTATGGAGGTGGTCCTGGTTATAGTAGTAGAGGGGGCTATGGTGGTGGTGGACCAGGATATGGAAACCAAGGTGGTGGATATGGTGGCGGTGGTGGAGTATATGACGGTTacaatgaaggaggaaattttggCGGTGGTAACTATGGTGGTGGTGGGAACTATAATGATTTTGGAAATTATAGTGGACAACAGCAATCAAATTATGGACCCATGAAAGGGGGTAGTTTTGGTGGAAGAAGCTCGGGCAGTCCCTATGGTGGTGGTTATGGATCTGGTGGTGGAAGTGGTGGATATGGTAGCAGAAGGTTCTAA